The following proteins come from a genomic window of Corallococcus sp. NCRR:
- a CDS encoding phospholipase D-like domain-containing protein: MRLVWPILIALLAAGCPYPNHRQDLRLRALPEDPAERDLAIEQTMGIPMEPGNGVELVQNGQVFDVIEEEIRAARSSIHIASYIWRPGIPSDRLLIALRERAPGVQCRVIVDPLGSVNFEVVAPVLADAGCDVRIYRPFQGAVTSLDAVRIRARMHRKMVIRDGEVALTGGFGIWRSWLGNGDAAETWRDTNLRVRGPVVRGMQLAFAQNWQESGGPLLPPESFPELAPAGNARALFVASTGHRFLSEATKMWLLSIASAKHRLWIANSYFIPSEAISDMLILKAREGVDVRVLVPGRYHDVRPVLNAQRASYARLLEAGVRIYEYEVSMMHSKTLVADDTLCVVGSTNLDPLALSHTDEGSVMVEDPVLAEELAKSFEADLTHSAEVHWHGWKRRGLLQKLGEQLPGLIGDFL; this comes from the coding sequence GTGCGGCTGGTCTGGCCCATCCTGATTGCCCTGCTCGCCGCGGGGTGTCCCTACCCGAACCACCGACAGGACCTGCGCCTGCGCGCGCTGCCGGAGGACCCGGCGGAGCGGGACCTCGCCATCGAGCAGACGATGGGCATCCCGATGGAGCCCGGTAACGGCGTGGAGTTGGTGCAGAACGGCCAGGTCTTCGACGTCATCGAGGAGGAGATCCGCGCCGCCCGCTCCAGCATCCACATCGCCAGCTACATCTGGCGTCCGGGCATCCCGTCGGACCGGCTGCTCATCGCGCTGCGCGAGCGGGCCCCTGGCGTGCAGTGCCGGGTCATCGTGGATCCACTGGGCAGCGTGAACTTCGAGGTCGTGGCCCCGGTGCTCGCGGACGCCGGCTGCGACGTGCGCATCTACCGGCCCTTCCAGGGCGCGGTGACGTCGCTGGACGCGGTGAGGATCCGCGCGCGCATGCACCGCAAGATGGTCATCCGTGACGGCGAGGTCGCGCTGACCGGCGGCTTCGGCATCTGGCGCAGTTGGCTGGGCAACGGCGACGCGGCGGAGACCTGGCGCGACACCAACTTGCGCGTGCGAGGCCCCGTCGTGCGAGGCATGCAGCTCGCCTTCGCCCAGAACTGGCAGGAGTCCGGCGGCCCCTTGCTGCCCCCGGAGTCCTTCCCGGAGCTCGCGCCCGCGGGCAACGCGAGGGCCCTCTTCGTCGCCAGCACGGGGCACCGCTTCCTGTCGGAAGCCACGAAGATGTGGCTGCTGTCCATCGCGTCCGCGAAGCACCGGCTGTGGATCGCCAACTCGTACTTCATCCCGTCGGAAGCCATCAGCGACATGCTCATCCTCAAGGCGCGTGAGGGCGTGGACGTGCGGGTGCTGGTGCCGGGCCGCTACCACGACGTGAGGCCCGTGCTCAACGCGCAGCGGGCGTCCTACGCTCGGCTCCTGGAGGCCGGCGTGCGCATCTACGAGTACGAAGTCTCGATGATGCATTCCAAGACGCTGGTCGCGGACGACACGCTGTGCGTCGTGGGCTCCACCAATTTGGATCCGCTGGCGCTCAGCCACACCGACGAAGGCTCGGTGATGGTGGAGGACCCGGTGCTGGCGGAGGAGCTGGCGAAGTCCTTCGAGGCGGACCTCACGCACTCGGCGGAGGTCCACTGGCACGGCTGGAAGCGGCGAGGCCTGCTTCAGAAGCTGGGCGAGCAGCTCCCGGGGCTCATCGGCGACTTCCTGTAA
- a CDS encoding AAA family ATPase yields the protein MMIPIPEQSLVLLLGPSGSGKSTLANAHFLPEDVLPGTGNETKLHDEVSRRLAKGTLTVIDGVPLSAESRRHYVTLAREHHVALVAVAMDTPEALCLERNRARSGTASPKALRNQVQQLQNALKGLTKEGIRHVHVLTPDTVSAVAFEHRPLPSHRQDEHGPFDIIGDIHGCFDELKVLLTQLGYTVAPRADGSPGFDVGTPHGRKVVFLGDLIDRGPRVTDVLRLVMGMVDAGTALCVPGNHEFKLLKKLRGKDVRVGRGLAMTLEQVEREPPGFAQAVADFIEARSPHYVLDDGRLVVAHAGLKEPMHGRDTPEVRDFALYGETTGEADAYGLPVRADWAARYSGQATVVYGHTPVPESEWVNNTVCVDTGCVFGGKLTALRYPERELISVPAQREYWKSRSHTAP from the coding sequence ATGATGATCCCCATCCCCGAGCAGTCGCTCGTGCTGCTCCTGGGCCCCTCCGGCTCCGGCAAGTCCACCCTCGCGAACGCGCACTTCCTCCCAGAGGACGTGCTGCCCGGCACGGGCAACGAAACGAAGCTCCACGACGAGGTGTCCCGAAGGCTCGCGAAGGGCACGCTCACCGTCATCGACGGAGTCCCCCTCAGCGCGGAGTCCCGCCGGCACTACGTGACCCTGGCGCGCGAGCACCACGTGGCCCTGGTCGCGGTGGCCATGGACACGCCGGAGGCGCTCTGTCTGGAGCGCAACCGCGCGCGCTCCGGGACGGCCAGTCCCAAGGCCCTGCGCAACCAGGTGCAGCAGCTCCAGAACGCGCTGAAGGGGCTGACGAAGGAAGGCATCCGGCATGTGCACGTGCTCACGCCAGACACGGTGAGCGCGGTGGCCTTCGAGCACCGCCCCCTGCCGAGTCACCGCCAGGACGAGCACGGCCCCTTCGACATCATCGGAGACATCCACGGCTGCTTCGACGAGCTGAAGGTCCTGCTGACGCAGCTGGGCTACACGGTCGCGCCGAGAGCGGACGGAAGCCCCGGCTTCGACGTGGGCACGCCCCACGGGCGCAAGGTCGTGTTCCTGGGCGACCTCATCGACCGGGGGCCGCGCGTGACGGACGTGCTGCGCCTGGTGATGGGGATGGTGGATGCGGGCACCGCGCTGTGCGTGCCAGGCAACCACGAGTTCAAGCTGCTCAAGAAGCTGCGTGGCAAGGACGTGCGCGTAGGGCGCGGGCTCGCGATGACGCTGGAGCAGGTGGAACGGGAGCCACCCGGATTCGCCCAGGCGGTCGCCGACTTCATCGAAGCCCGCTCGCCGCACTACGTCCTCGACGACGGCCGCCTGGTGGTGGCGCACGCGGGCCTGAAGGAACCCATGCACGGCCGGGACACTCCGGAGGTGCGCGACTTCGCCCTCTACGGAGAGACGACGGGAGAAGCGGACGCCTACGGCCTGCCGGTGCGAGCCGACTGGGCGGCGCGGTACAGCGGACAGGCCACGGTCGTGTACGGCCACACCCCCGTGCCGGAATCCGAATGGGTGAACAACACCGTCTGCGTGGACACGGGCTGTGTGTTCGGAGGCAAGCTGACCGCGCTGCGCTATCCGGAGCGTGAGCTCATCTCCGTGCCCGCGCAGCGCGAGTACTGGAAGTCACGGAGCCACACGGCTCCGTGA
- a CDS encoding DUF4091 domain-containing protein, producing the protein MPSIRPFRAAALLSLTVALPVYAAGPAVWGEGMMVKVRPGTAARSATEVRLTAARNEFVSFQVALQGGDTGLKGVRAKLPALEGPGSATLTGPDVTLYRQALVTTKQASVAGESVGAWPDGLVPDTDEIAGETRSAFPFDVPAKEARALWVDVHVPKDAPPGDYTGTVTVEADGGFQRQVTARLTVVDAELPSTSSLSSAFLLWPPHVCRAHTGREDCTPEELQPLLTRYQRMALEHRFTLSSLFPRKPWPPEWSRFDATWGPYLEGTAPNRLQGARMTSLEYVGPLDAANLKDFTAHMKAKGWLDRAYVQLGDEPPYGTSFAQVHATGELVRQAAPGLRTMLTTNSRELKAQGLEDVVDTAVPLVNHLDGTDANFRGDQRGTYTHFLERPGTALWMYQSCMSHGCAYGTNAPENKPGAGWPSYMLDRSAAKARAMEWVTFLQGATGELYYQSVGMLSTAWTDQYRFNGNGDGTLFYPGTPEAIGGKTDVPVASLRLKLIRQGMQDYEWLKAVSDAGDPGFARKVARDLIPAASRVTDDGAAFDAARLKLIQRYEELTATQPPDAGTQPPDAGTPADGGTAPLPDEAAGGPSKGSPGSTSDVTPDAFDDAQAGGCTTGGGGTAAVAGGLLFGAWALGGMRRRHARVTVPARRK; encoded by the coding sequence ATGCCTTCGATTCGACCGTTCCGAGCAGCTGCCCTGCTATCGCTGACCGTGGCCCTGCCGGTGTACGCGGCCGGGCCCGCCGTGTGGGGCGAGGGGATGATGGTGAAGGTGCGGCCGGGGACCGCCGCCCGGAGCGCCACCGAGGTGCGGCTGACCGCCGCGCGCAATGAGTTCGTCTCCTTCCAGGTCGCGCTGCAAGGCGGCGACACGGGCCTGAAGGGCGTGCGCGCGAAGCTGCCCGCGCTGGAGGGCCCGGGCTCCGCGACGCTGACGGGGCCGGACGTGACGCTGTACCGCCAGGCGCTGGTCACCACGAAGCAGGCGTCGGTGGCGGGCGAGTCCGTGGGCGCGTGGCCGGACGGGCTGGTGCCGGACACGGACGAAATCGCCGGTGAGACGCGAAGCGCCTTCCCCTTCGACGTGCCGGCGAAGGAGGCACGGGCCCTCTGGGTGGACGTGCACGTGCCGAAGGACGCGCCGCCCGGGGACTACACGGGCACGGTGACGGTGGAGGCGGACGGAGGCTTCCAGCGGCAGGTGACGGCGAGGCTGACGGTGGTGGACGCGGAGCTGCCGAGCACGTCCTCGCTGTCGTCCGCGTTCCTGCTCTGGCCGCCGCACGTGTGCCGAGCGCACACGGGCCGCGAGGACTGCACGCCGGAGGAGTTGCAGCCACTGCTCACGCGCTACCAGCGCATGGCGTTGGAGCACCGCTTCACGCTCTCCAGCCTCTTCCCGCGCAAGCCGTGGCCGCCGGAGTGGAGCCGCTTCGACGCGACCTGGGGACCGTACCTGGAGGGCACCGCGCCCAACCGGCTGCAAGGCGCGAGGATGACGAGCCTGGAGTACGTGGGTCCGCTCGACGCGGCGAACCTGAAGGACTTCACGGCGCACATGAAGGCGAAGGGCTGGCTGGACCGGGCCTACGTGCAGCTGGGCGACGAGCCGCCCTACGGCACGTCCTTCGCGCAGGTGCACGCGACGGGAGAGCTGGTGCGCCAGGCGGCGCCCGGGCTGCGCACGATGCTGACGACGAACTCGCGCGAGCTGAAGGCCCAAGGCCTGGAGGACGTGGTGGACACTGCGGTGCCGCTGGTGAACCACCTGGACGGCACGGACGCGAACTTCCGGGGTGACCAGCGGGGAACGTACACGCACTTCCTGGAGCGTCCGGGAACAGCGTTGTGGATGTATCAGAGCTGTATGAGCCACGGCTGTGCGTATGGGACCAACGCGCCGGAGAACAAGCCGGGCGCGGGTTGGCCGTCGTACATGCTGGACCGGTCGGCGGCGAAGGCGCGCGCGATGGAGTGGGTGACGTTCCTGCAGGGCGCGACGGGCGAGCTCTACTACCAGTCAGTGGGCATGCTCTCCACGGCCTGGACGGACCAGTACCGCTTCAACGGCAACGGGGACGGGACGCTCTTCTACCCGGGAACGCCGGAGGCCATTGGAGGGAAGACGGACGTGCCGGTGGCATCGCTGCGGCTCAAGCTCATCCGCCAGGGCATGCAGGACTACGAGTGGCTCAAGGCGGTGAGTGACGCGGGAGACCCGGGCTTCGCGCGCAAGGTGGCCCGCGACCTGATCCCCGCCGCGTCGCGAGTGACCGACGACGGAGCCGCCTTCGACGCGGCAAGGCTGAAGCTCATCCAGCGTTATGAGGAGCTGACCGCGACCCAGCCGCCGGACGCGGGAACGCAGCCCCCGGACGCAGGCACGCCGGCGGACGGAGGCACGGCGCCCCTGCCGGACGAAGCCGCGGGAGGCCCCTCGAAGGGTTCACCCGGCTCCACTTCCGACGTGACGCCGGACGCGTTCGATGACGCGCAGGCAGGAGGCTGCACCACGGGCGGAGGAGGAACGGCGGCGGTCGCGGGAGGCCTGTTGTTCGGGGCCTGGGCGCTCGGAGGCATGCGCCGTCGTCACGCTCGCGTGACCGTGCCCGCCCGCAGGAAGTAG
- a CDS encoding URC4/urg3 family protein — translation MLDAIRVQEVSPTVAWLRSPAAIRERCHQVLDLGLAGRLEYFRVEPSRLPTVVDRVLAVTHEAYPRLDIPVHSRWRHFDAGGVPRLAQLEARLAPLPPEERARAKVDLGVVSVLLDAGSGPTWRYQEPGGASYVRSEGLAVASLRMFMAGGFSSDPDRPLRADAEALGRMTREQLERGFQVTESNPLLGVEGRLHLMQALSRVLPRPGTLFDMLAAHRRSVRAAEVLGTVLEVLGPIWPGRTTVDGVNLGDVWPHPALGPPGSADSLVPFHKLSQWLAYSLVEPLAEAGVTVTELDALTGLPEYRNGGLFVDLGVLVPQDPRLTTEVYGPGDPPIVEWRALTVALLDRVAALVRGRLELSAEELPLAKVLQGGTWTAGRRVAAELRPGGVPPIRIRSDGTVF, via the coding sequence ATGCTTGACGCGATCCGGGTGCAGGAGGTGTCCCCCACGGTGGCATGGCTGCGCAGCCCGGCGGCCATCCGCGAGCGCTGTCACCAGGTGTTGGACCTGGGGCTCGCCGGCCGGCTGGAGTACTTCCGGGTGGAGCCCTCCCGGCTGCCCACGGTGGTGGACCGGGTGCTGGCGGTGACGCACGAGGCATACCCCCGGCTGGACATCCCGGTGCACAGCCGCTGGAGGCACTTCGACGCGGGAGGCGTGCCCAGGCTCGCGCAACTGGAGGCGCGCCTGGCCCCGCTGCCACCGGAGGAACGCGCACGCGCCAAGGTGGACCTGGGCGTGGTGAGCGTGCTCCTGGACGCGGGCAGCGGCCCCACGTGGCGCTACCAGGAGCCCGGAGGCGCGTCCTACGTGCGCTCGGAAGGCCTGGCGGTGGCGTCGCTGCGCATGTTCATGGCGGGCGGCTTCTCGTCCGACCCGGACCGGCCGCTGCGCGCGGACGCGGAGGCGCTGGGCCGCATGACGCGCGAGCAGTTGGAGCGCGGCTTCCAGGTGACGGAATCCAATCCGCTGCTGGGCGTGGAGGGCCGGCTGCACCTGATGCAGGCGCTGTCGCGCGTGCTGCCCAGGCCGGGGACGCTGTTCGACATGCTGGCCGCGCACCGCCGCAGCGTGCGAGCCGCGGAGGTGCTGGGCACGGTGCTGGAGGTGCTGGGCCCCATCTGGCCGGGCCGCACGACGGTGGACGGCGTGAACCTGGGAGACGTTTGGCCGCATCCGGCGCTCGGGCCGCCGGGCAGCGCGGACTCGCTGGTGCCCTTCCACAAGTTGTCCCAGTGGCTGGCGTACTCGCTGGTGGAGCCGCTGGCGGAAGCGGGCGTGACGGTGACGGAGCTGGACGCGCTCACCGGCCTGCCGGAGTACCGCAACGGCGGCCTCTTCGTGGACCTGGGCGTGCTGGTGCCGCAGGACCCGCGCCTGACGACGGAGGTCTACGGCCCGGGTGACCCGCCCATCGTGGAGTGGCGGGCGCTGACGGTGGCGCTGCTGGACCGCGTGGCCGCGCTGGTGCGAGGGCGTCTGGAATTGAGCGCGGAGGAGCTGCCGCTGGCGAAGGTGCTCCAGGGCGGCACGTGGACGGCGGGGCGCCGGGTGGCGGCGGAGCTGCGCCCCGGGGGCGTACCGCCCATCCGCATCCGCAGTGACGGCACGGTTTTCTGA
- a CDS encoding GNAT family N-acetyltransferase, whose amino-acid sequence MSTDVVKRAVIREARPEDDKAIGELLVDAYVTQYAKKLPEVVYSDERKAFLRDVAAKRKVCTIMVAEVDGEVAGTVALYPPGAPGTEAWLPRTADLRALATSVRYHGQGLAQPLLAEAEVLAKRWGVDAISLHVRRGAAGVARMYQRRGYQRAPEGDMDRLPDVFLEAYLLPLK is encoded by the coding sequence ATGAGCACGGACGTGGTGAAGCGAGCCGTCATCCGCGAGGCGCGGCCCGAGGACGACAAGGCGATTGGCGAACTGTTGGTGGACGCCTACGTCACGCAGTACGCGAAGAAGCTGCCGGAGGTCGTCTACTCCGACGAGCGCAAGGCCTTCCTGCGCGACGTCGCCGCCAAGCGCAAGGTGTGCACCATCATGGTGGCGGAAGTGGACGGAGAGGTCGCGGGCACGGTGGCCCTGTACCCGCCCGGCGCGCCCGGCACCGAGGCCTGGCTGCCCCGCACGGCGGACCTGCGCGCCCTGGCCACCTCGGTGCGCTACCACGGCCAGGGCCTGGCCCAGCCGCTGCTGGCGGAGGCGGAGGTTCTCGCCAAGCGTTGGGGCGTGGACGCCATCTCCCTCCACGTGCGCCGGGGCGCGGCGGGCGTCGCGCGCATGTACCAGCGCCGGGGCTACCAACGTGCGCCGGAAGGCGACATGGACCGCCTCCCGGACGTGTTCCTGGAAGCGTACCTGCTGCCCCTGAAGTGA
- a CDS encoding PilZ domain-containing protein, protein MGAPFARAQLRPLSEAPVLEWEIRWDITDSERIRIILATAAALGSAALLRRGDTASPLRLETLEWEGGFLHWSGLTVDPGADAWEVEVFGHGCVYRMLLSGETAEPGTWVTPLPRQLIQVRRRAHRRAPAPADLRVRLPLPGWLGRERDAVDVSLHGMALRLGAGERLSPGRVLQPIELRTAAGEVLSLRGEVRHVSDRADGELQCGLQVTPLSVEDGERWQALVSRALHPTTCTDGARVEEQWRLFIDSGYFNLAGRSAEDFESRRRSFIELGRQAGSMGPVLTEVVWPSERGVEATLSAMKPYRSVWMVHQLARRQDATRFERLRGQMLRELYVHCVEHAQRDSGFRWFAAYIESTVPFTYRSHVGFADRMAATGRTLMLPMRMIDVECGHSPAPPSAGLELGPATEAERRLLVERIALTRPACYAEALDLRLETLDLRDVTRAWQAVGLERERHLLVAREGAKPVAVAILESGPPGTNPFGLLDSVRVFALSPRARQAYPALMDGARRWFAERGREGFTFLAEEAGDVEAAGLHDPAPDAKPYLWLIPADLAPEFLEHIHEQTAPRPLSHPQKELS, encoded by the coding sequence GTGGGAGCGCCTTTCGCTCGCGCACAGCTGCGTCCGTTGTCCGAGGCACCGGTCCTGGAATGGGAGATCCGGTGGGACATCACCGACTCCGAGCGCATCCGCATCATCCTCGCCACCGCCGCCGCGCTGGGCTCGGCCGCGTTGCTGCGACGCGGAGACACGGCGTCGCCGCTGCGGCTGGAGACGCTGGAGTGGGAAGGCGGCTTCCTCCACTGGTCCGGGCTGACGGTGGATCCAGGCGCGGACGCGTGGGAGGTGGAGGTGTTTGGCCATGGCTGCGTCTACCGGATGCTCCTGTCCGGCGAGACGGCGGAGCCAGGGACGTGGGTGACGCCGCTGCCCCGTCAGTTGATCCAGGTGCGCCGCCGGGCGCATCGGCGGGCTCCCGCGCCCGCGGACCTGCGCGTGCGTCTGCCGCTGCCGGGGTGGCTGGGGCGGGAGCGCGATGCGGTGGATGTCTCCCTGCATGGGATGGCGCTGCGGTTGGGCGCTGGGGAACGGCTTTCTCCAGGCCGGGTGCTCCAGCCCATCGAGCTGCGCACGGCGGCGGGTGAGGTCCTGTCGCTGCGCGGGGAGGTGCGCCATGTGTCGGACCGCGCCGATGGGGAGCTCCAGTGCGGGCTTCAGGTGACGCCGCTGTCCGTCGAGGATGGCGAGCGATGGCAGGCGCTGGTCTCGCGGGCCCTTCATCCGACGACGTGCACCGATGGCGCTCGGGTGGAGGAGCAGTGGCGGCTGTTCATCGACTCCGGCTACTTCAACCTGGCCGGCCGGTCCGCGGAGGACTTCGAGTCGCGGCGGCGGAGCTTCATCGAGCTGGGCCGCCAGGCCGGTTCGATGGGCCCGGTCCTCACCGAGGTGGTGTGGCCTTCCGAGCGCGGCGTGGAGGCGACCCTCTCCGCGATGAAGCCCTACCGCTCCGTGTGGATGGTGCACCAGCTGGCGCGGCGCCAGGACGCCACCCGGTTCGAGCGCCTCAGGGGCCAGATGCTGCGCGAGCTGTATGTGCACTGCGTGGAGCACGCGCAGCGGGACAGCGGGTTCCGGTGGTTCGCGGCGTACATCGAATCGACCGTGCCCTTCACGTACCGGTCGCACGTCGGCTTCGCCGACCGCATGGCGGCGACGGGCCGGACGCTGATGCTGCCGATGCGAATGATTGACGTCGAGTGTGGCCATTCCCCTGCCCCGCCGTCTGCGGGTCTGGAGCTGGGGCCCGCGACGGAGGCCGAGCGGCGGTTGCTGGTGGAGCGGATCGCCCTCACCCGGCCCGCCTGCTACGCCGAAGCATTGGACCTGCGCCTGGAGACGCTGGACCTGCGGGATGTGACGCGGGCCTGGCAGGCGGTGGGCCTGGAGCGTGAGCGGCACCTGCTGGTCGCTCGCGAGGGCGCGAAGCCGGTGGCGGTGGCCATCCTGGAGTCGGGGCCTCCCGGGACCAATCCCTTCGGGCTGCTGGACTCCGTGCGGGTGTTCGCGCTGTCGCCGCGTGCACGGCAGGCCTATCCGGCGCTGATGGATGGGGCTCGCCGCTGGTTCGCGGAGCGGGGCCGCGAGGGCTTCACCTTCCTGGCCGAAGAGGCTGGCGACGTGGAGGCCGCGGGCCTGCACGACCCCGCGCCCGACGCGAAGCCGTACCTGTGGCTCATCCCCGCCGACCTCGCTCCCGAGTTCCTGGAGCACATCCACGAGCAGACGGCTCCCCGTCCGCTCTCCCATCCCCAGAAGGAGCTGTCATGA
- a CDS encoding GTP cyclohydrolase II encodes MADKKPVNHIRLTSHPDGQAPGVPLRWGEPEPLRRGPVVATLSDPANRNVIGTHSGAYSIYRALAVSAGKLPQDHKADLTNTSPAAQVGPYPAWSDPKRIVSLDPWGAVASQVFRAYAEQGVDYRPTIAVTRAHINMPEVREAMAAGRLKVDGDLVAANGDVKVVKAAVEPVWYLPGIAERFGLTEGALRRGLFEHTGGMYPELITRPDLHVFLPPIGGLSLYVFGDITALADRNVPLAARVHDECNGSDVFGSDICTCRPYLVHGIEECVRMAQQGGVGLIVYHRKEGRALGEVTKFLVYNARKRQEGGDSAATYFHRTECVAGVQDMRFQELMPDVLHWLGITRIHRFISMSDMKHDAIVRSGIEILERVPIPDGLIPADAKVEMEAKKAAGYFTHGPVADAGALAQVKGRDLDA; translated from the coding sequence ATGGCTGACAAGAAGCCGGTCAATCACATCCGTCTCACGTCCCATCCCGATGGTCAGGCCCCCGGAGTCCCCCTGCGCTGGGGCGAGCCGGAGCCGCTGCGCCGGGGCCCGGTGGTGGCCACGCTCTCCGACCCCGCGAACCGGAACGTCATCGGCACGCACTCGGGCGCGTACTCCATCTACCGCGCGCTGGCGGTGTCCGCGGGCAAGCTGCCGCAGGACCACAAGGCGGACCTGACCAACACCTCGCCCGCGGCGCAGGTGGGGCCGTATCCGGCGTGGAGTGACCCCAAGCGCATCGTGTCGCTGGACCCCTGGGGCGCGGTGGCCTCGCAGGTGTTCCGCGCCTACGCCGAGCAGGGCGTGGACTACCGGCCCACCATCGCCGTCACCCGGGCCCACATCAACATGCCGGAGGTGCGCGAGGCCATGGCCGCCGGGCGCCTCAAGGTGGACGGAGACCTGGTCGCGGCCAATGGCGACGTGAAGGTGGTGAAGGCCGCGGTGGAGCCCGTCTGGTACCTGCCCGGCATCGCCGAGCGCTTCGGCCTCACGGAGGGCGCGCTGCGACGGGGCCTCTTCGAGCACACCGGAGGCATGTACCCGGAGCTCATCACCCGCCCGGACCTGCACGTCTTCCTGCCGCCCATCGGCGGGCTGTCGCTGTATGTCTTTGGAGACATCACGGCGCTCGCGGACCGGAACGTGCCGCTGGCGGCGCGGGTGCATGACGAGTGCAACGGCTCGGACGTCTTCGGCAGCGACATCTGCACCTGCCGGCCCTACCTGGTGCACGGCATCGAGGAATGCGTGCGGATGGCGCAGCAGGGCGGGGTGGGGCTCATCGTCTACCACCGCAAGGAGGGCCGGGCGCTGGGCGAGGTGACCAAGTTCCTCGTCTACAACGCGCGCAAGCGCCAGGAGGGCGGAGACTCCGCGGCCACGTACTTCCACCGCACGGAGTGCGTGGCGGGCGTGCAGGACATGCGCTTCCAGGAGCTGATGCCGGACGTGCTGCACTGGCTGGGCATCACGCGCATCCACCGCTTCATCTCCATGAGCGACATGAAGCACGACGCCATCGTGCGCTCGGGCATTGAAATCCTCGAACGGGTGCCCATCCCGGACGGGCTGATTCCGGCGGACGCGAAGGTGGAGATGGAGGCGAAGAAGGCCGCGGGCTACTTCACGCACGGGCCGGTGGCGGACGCGGGGGCGCTGGCGCAGGTGAAGGGACGGGACCTCGATGCTTGA
- the mmsA gene encoding CoA-acylating methylmalonate-semialdehyde dehydrogenase encodes MSFVRLPESVVSCRNLVGGEWVSPAGASAQEVRSPYTGALIGRVPLTTASGVAQAVEAAKAAAQGWRVTPLRERTQFLQRFRALLETHLERLAHLAASESGKTVAEGRAGLLKGMEVCDFALSLQNLDSGAHLEVSRGVTCEYRREPLGVVAGITPFNFPAMVPLWLFPIAITVGNAFILKPSEKVPLTATAMGELMVEAGYPPGVFSVVHGAKPAVDALLEHPDVKALAFVGSSPVAKHVYVEGSRHGKRVLALGGAKNHLIVVPDADPELTPQAVVDSFTGCAGQRCMAASVMLAVGDVQPLVDDILRRASRLEVGPGMGALIDRGAVDRLETAIAKAQADGARVLLDGRGKRPAGEAYANGHWLGPTVLDHVRPDMEAARRELFGPVLSIVRVPTLSAALAVENASPYGNAASIFTTNGAVAQTVVEGARAGMVGVNVGVPVPREPFSFGGTGESKFGHGDVTGPSSLDFWSQLKKVTRKWSARTDGSWMS; translated from the coding sequence GTGTCCTTTGTTCGGTTACCCGAGAGCGTGGTCTCTTGTCGCAACCTCGTGGGCGGAGAGTGGGTCTCTCCGGCCGGAGCGTCCGCGCAGGAGGTTCGCAGTCCCTACACTGGCGCGCTCATCGGGCGTGTGCCGCTGACGACCGCTTCGGGTGTCGCCCAGGCCGTGGAGGCCGCGAAGGCCGCCGCGCAAGGCTGGCGCGTCACCCCGCTGCGCGAGCGCACCCAATTCCTGCAACGCTTCCGCGCGCTCCTGGAGACGCACCTGGAAAGGCTCGCGCACCTGGCCGCGAGCGAATCCGGCAAGACGGTGGCGGAGGGCCGCGCGGGCCTGCTCAAGGGGATGGAGGTCTGTGATTTCGCCCTGTCGCTGCAGAACCTGGACAGCGGCGCGCACCTGGAGGTGAGCCGGGGCGTCACCTGCGAGTACCGCCGCGAGCCCCTGGGCGTCGTCGCCGGCATCACGCCGTTCAACTTCCCCGCGATGGTGCCCCTGTGGCTGTTCCCCATCGCCATCACGGTGGGCAATGCCTTCATCCTCAAGCCCTCGGAGAAGGTGCCGCTCACCGCGACCGCCATGGGCGAACTGATGGTGGAGGCCGGCTATCCCCCGGGCGTCTTCTCCGTGGTGCATGGAGCAAAGCCCGCGGTGGACGCGCTCCTGGAGCACCCGGACGTGAAGGCCCTGGCCTTCGTGGGCTCGTCCCCCGTCGCGAAGCACGTCTATGTCGAGGGCAGCCGCCACGGCAAACGCGTGCTGGCGCTCGGAGGCGCGAAGAACCACCTCATCGTCGTGCCGGACGCGGACCCGGAGCTCACGCCGCAGGCGGTGGTGGACTCGTTCACCGGCTGCGCGGGCCAGCGCTGCATGGCGGCCAGCGTGATGCTCGCGGTGGGGGACGTGCAGCCGCTGGTGGACGACATCCTCCGGCGGGCCTCACGCCTGGAGGTCGGCCCGGGCATGGGTGCGCTCATCGACCGGGGCGCGGTGGACCGGCTGGAGACGGCCATCGCCAAAGCCCAGGCGGACGGAGCGCGAGTGCTCCTGGACGGGCGGGGCAAGCGCCCCGCGGGCGAGGCCTACGCGAACGGCCACTGGCTGGGGCCCACGGTGCTGGACCACGTGCGCCCGGACATGGAGGCCGCGCGGCGTGAGCTGTTCGGCCCGGTGCTGTCCATCGTGCGGGTGCCCACGCTGTCGGCGGCGCTCGCGGTGGAGAACGCGTCGCCCTATGGCAACGCGGCGTCCATCTTCACCACGAACGGCGCGGTGGCGCAGACGGTGGTGGAGGGCGCCAGGGCCGGCATGGTGGGCGTGAACGTGGGCGTGCCGGTGCCGCGCGAGCCCTTCTCCTTCGGCGGCACGGGCGAATCGAAGTTCGGCCACGGGGACGTGACGGGACCGTCGAGCCTCGACTTCTGGAGCCAGCTCAAGAAGGTGACGCGCAAGTGGTCCGCGCGCACCGACGGCTCCTGGATGAGCTGA